In a genomic window of Paracoccus sp. TOH:
- a CDS encoding replication initiation protein, with protein MKTVEARPNADSLIKPGELVDLIEVTPLTLNDRRIYNQLLENAWDAIDKPVTHVIAKSALRGSHNSNDRVGESLERLMSAIVKVAVIWDGEPAIERVQLLGGNLESGRADGLLEYEIPSRLRKIIRNSQVFARLQREVMFALSSKYALTLYEMVQKRGNLRWKASERFTLEALRGIMGVPKGKLSSWSNLKLRAIDPAVAEVNALSDYMVEIAPIKTGRAVTHVEMRWWRKDGDASGAADRALQFSKVGRRVKAEGRTEQVSAGQISAGQGARPRPAWLDARGPALQSSTYETARLRHPGYDIYFVEGEWRSWSAGKDPAKDPDRAFLAFFRSYAEKNPL; from the coding sequence ATGAAAACAGTGGAAGCGCGGCCGAATGCCGACAGCCTGATCAAGCCGGGCGAGCTCGTCGATCTGATCGAGGTGACGCCGCTGACCCTGAACGACCGCCGGATCTATAACCAGCTGCTGGAAAATGCCTGGGATGCCATCGACAAGCCGGTCACCCATGTCATCGCGAAATCGGCGCTGCGGGGCAGCCACAATTCCAACGACCGGGTGGGCGAAAGCCTGGAACGGCTGATGTCGGCCATCGTCAAGGTGGCGGTGATCTGGGACGGCGAGCCGGCCATCGAGCGGGTGCAACTGCTGGGCGGCAACCTGGAAAGCGGCCGGGCCGACGGGCTGCTGGAATACGAGATCCCGTCCCGGCTGCGCAAGATCATCCGCAATAGCCAGGTCTTTGCCCGCCTGCAGCGCGAGGTGATGTTCGCATTGTCCTCGAAATACGCGCTGACGCTTTACGAGATGGTGCAGAAGCGCGGAAACCTGCGCTGGAAGGCGTCCGAGCGCTTCACGCTCGAGGCGCTGCGCGGCATCATGGGCGTCCCGAAAGGTAAGCTGTCGTCCTGGTCGAACCTCAAGCTGCGGGCGATCGATCCCGCCGTGGCCGAGGTGAACGCGCTTTCCGACTACATGGTCGAGATCGCGCCGATCAAGACCGGCCGTGCCGTCACCCATGTCGAGATGCGCTGGTGGCGCAAGGACGGCGATGCCAGCGGCGCCGCTGACCGGGCGCTGCAATTCTCCAAGGTCGGTCGGCGCGTCAAGGCCGAGGGCCGCACCGAGCAGGTTTCGGCGGGGCAGATTTCGGCGGGGCAGGGCGCCCGGCCGCGGCCGGCATGGCTGGATGCCCGCGGCCCCGCCCTGCAAAGCTCGACATACGAGACCGCGCGCCTGCGCCATCCGGGCTATGACATCTATTTCGTCGAGGGCGAATGGCGGAGTTGGAGCGCGGGCAAGGATCCCGCCAAAGACCCGGACCGGGCCTTTCTGGCCTTCTTCCGCAGCTATGCCGAGAAGAACCCGCTGTGA
- a CDS encoding TRAP transporter substrate-binding protein has protein sequence MMKSAALILMGSLLSTAAWADPVTLRLGHAVFEQHPIHDTAVRFKEAVERLSDGDIKIEIFPSRQLGDVKELMEGVQFGTVDMTVNSTSAYSTLEPSIDAFQLPGLIPDYEGFAAMAKTPEARAIMDRLENHMMVALGVYDGGQRHFLTVGAPVESLADMHHKKTRVAPNRMFLDAWQAVGVNPTPMAYGEVYSALETGTLDAVEINLTSIESEKYYEIAKGVTLTGHYFWPSFLLVNQMKFNSLTPEQQQIMRQAADEIVEPQVMAVKALDEQIKVHLAELDIPVVTPSDAFRAELQAAFAPVVEKYKAADPLIADFAAAAEKLAPAAQ, from the coding sequence ATGATGAAATCCGCCGCCCTGATCCTGATGGGAAGCCTGCTTTCGACAGCGGCCTGGGCCGATCCCGTCACGCTGCGGCTGGGCCATGCCGTATTCGAGCAGCATCCGATCCACGATACCGCCGTGCGCTTCAAGGAGGCGGTCGAGCGGCTGTCGGATGGCGACATCAAGATCGAGATCTTTCCCTCGCGCCAGCTGGGCGACGTGAAGGAGCTGATGGAGGGCGTGCAGTTCGGCACCGTCGACATGACGGTGAACTCGACCTCGGCCTATTCGACGCTGGAACCGTCGATCGACGCCTTTCAGCTGCCGGGGCTGATCCCCGATTACGAAGGCTTCGCCGCCATGGCGAAAACCCCCGAGGCGCGGGCGATCATGGATCGGCTGGAAAACCACATGATGGTCGCCCTGGGGGTCTATGACGGCGGGCAACGCCATTTCCTGACCGTCGGCGCGCCGGTCGAAAGCCTGGCCGACATGCATCACAAGAAGACCCGCGTCGCCCCCAACCGGATGTTTCTGGATGCCTGGCAGGCCGTGGGCGTGAACCCGACGCCGATGGCCTATGGCGAGGTCTATTCGGCGCTGGAAACCGGCACGCTGGACGCGGTCGAGATCAACCTGACCTCGATCGAGAGTGAGAAATACTACGAAATCGCCAAGGGCGTGACGCTGACCGGCCATTACTTCTGGCCGAGTTTCCTGCTGGTCAACCAGATGAAGTTCAATTCGCTGACGCCCGAACAGCAGCAGATCATGCGCCAGGCCGCCGACGAGATCGTCGAGCCGCAGGTGATGGCGGTCAAGGCGTTGGACGAGCAGATCAAGGTGCATCTGGCCGAGCTGGATATCCCGGTCGTGACCCCGTCGGATGCGTTCAGGGCCGAGCTGCAGGCCGCCTTCGCCCCGGTGGTCGAGAAATACAAGGCCGCCGATCCGCTGATCGCCGATTTCGCGGCGGCGGCGGAAAAGCTGGCCCCGGCCGCACAATAG
- a CDS encoding dihydroorotate dehydrogenase: protein MTDLSVQIGRTRLKNPVIAASGEHLIDDAGILSAIAAGAGAVVMKSGNDSAAAQRQLLQAEYVALDAHWNRLDWGAGAPRAATLLTRSGLTPLSLGEWLDQARRMDAAARQADCVLVASVVMAGIEDAVRRARAVEDAGLRVFEFNIGTPYASQSAKGAVSTELSPARVAELVGTVTSAVSIPVWVKLSGQSERVPDLVAAALGAGADSAVIAGRALGLVPDLETMQPMLGTSCGIGGYWNLPLTCHWLAMSRATLGPDRALIGINGACSGHDVARMMLAGASAVGLSSAVMLRGWDVIRDAVADLEAYCAGKGASARDLIGRAADARRSFAEMPVLEQVWRNHIPAPLAPGETVRRNR from the coding sequence ATGACCGATCTTTCGGTGCAGATCGGCCGGACCCGGCTGAAGAATCCGGTCATCGCCGCATCGGGCGAACATCTGATCGACGATGCCGGGATCCTGTCGGCCATCGCCGCCGGGGCAGGGGCGGTGGTGATGAAGTCCGGCAACGACTCGGCCGCGGCGCAGCGACAGCTTTTGCAGGCCGAATATGTCGCGCTGGATGCGCATTGGAACCGGCTGGACTGGGGCGCCGGGGCGCCGCGCGCCGCGACGCTGCTGACGCGCTCGGGCCTGACTCCGCTGTCGCTCGGGGAATGGCTGGATCAGGCGCGGCGGATGGATGCGGCGGCCCGTCAGGCGGATTGCGTGCTGGTCGCCTCGGTGGTGATGGCGGGGATCGAGGATGCCGTCCGCCGCGCCCGCGCCGTCGAGGATGCCGGCCTGCGGGTCTTCGAGTTCAACATCGGCACGCCCTATGCCAGCCAGTCCGCCAAGGGGGCGGTCAGCACCGAGCTTTCGCCGGCTCGCGTGGCAGAGCTGGTCGGGACGGTGACGTCGGCGGTGTCGATTCCGGTCTGGGTCAAGCTGTCGGGCCAGAGCGAGCGGGTTCCCGACCTTGTCGCCGCCGCCCTCGGCGCCGGGGCGGACAGCGCGGTGATCGCCGGGCGGGCGCTGGGGCTGGTCCCCGATCTTGAGACCATGCAGCCGATGCTGGGCACCAGCTGCGGCATCGGCGGCTACTGGAACCTGCCGCTGACCTGCCACTGGCTGGCGATGAGCCGGGCGACGCTGGGCCCCGACCGGGCGCTGATCGGCATCAACGGCGCCTGTTCGGGCCATGACGTGGCGCGGATGATGCTGGCGGGCGCCTCGGCGGTGGGGCTGTCCTCGGCCGTGATGCTGCGCGGCTGGGACGTCATCCGCGATGCCGTCGCCGATCTGGAAGCCTATTGCGCCGGCAAGGGCGCAAGCGCCCGCGATCTGATCGGGCGCGCGGCCGATGCCCGCCGCAGCTTTGCCGAGATGCCGGTCCTCGAACAGGTCTGGCGCAACCACATTCCCGCGCCGCTGGCGCCGGGCGAAACAGTCAGGAGAAACAGATGA
- a CDS encoding tyrosine-type recombinase/integrase — MDLLALPALPPAEAEALSDLWRRGTPENTLRAWERDLAYVAAWKQAAFGQPLEWPERQDVALRFLLDHAADLSEAQGPARAAAEALIAAGLRRSLACPAPATLDRRIASWRAFHRMRNLASPFESPLIAQARGRARRAAARPRHRKSDNPITREVLEAMLASCDHSHRGMRDRACLMLGWASGGRRRSEIVALSHDDIDAREFAEQGLIRIRLLATKTTGQDRAPRLPLKGRAARAVMRWIAAARISEGPLFRPVSQADRVLKRRLSADGLREIVRHRLVLAGYPPDFASPHGLRAGFLTQAALDGAPLAAAMQLSLHRSVQQAQRYYADVEIAENPAADLLG, encoded by the coding sequence ATGGATCTGCTGGCCCTCCCTGCCCTGCCGCCGGCCGAAGCCGAAGCGCTGAGCGATCTTTGGCGCCGCGGCACGCCGGAAAACACCCTGCGCGCCTGGGAACGTGACCTGGCCTATGTCGCCGCCTGGAAACAGGCCGCCTTCGGCCAGCCGCTGGAATGGCCCGAACGCCAGGACGTCGCCCTGCGGTTCCTGCTCGACCACGCCGCCGACCTGAGCGAGGCCCAGGGACCGGCCCGCGCCGCCGCCGAGGCGCTGATCGCCGCCGGGCTGCGCCGCAGCCTCGCCTGCCCTGCCCCGGCGACCCTGGACCGCCGCATCGCCTCGTGGCGGGCCTTCCACCGTATGCGCAACCTGGCCTCGCCCTTCGAAAGCCCGCTGATCGCTCAGGCGCGCGGCCGCGCCCGACGGGCCGCCGCGCGGCCGCGGCATCGCAAGTCGGACAACCCGATCACCCGCGAGGTTCTGGAGGCGATGCTGGCCAGCTGCGACCATTCGCATCGCGGCATGCGCGACCGCGCCTGCCTGATGCTGGGCTGGGCCTCCGGCGGCCGCAGGCGCTCGGAAATCGTGGCGCTGAGCCACGACGATATCGACGCCCGGGAATTTGCCGAACAGGGGCTGATCCGCATCCGGCTGCTGGCGACCAAAACCACCGGCCAGGACCGGGCGCCGCGCCTGCCGCTGAAGGGCCGGGCCGCCCGCGCGGTGATGCGCTGGATCGCCGCCGCCCGGATCAGCGAAGGACCGCTGTTCCGCCCGGTCAGCCAGGCCGACCGGGTGCTGAAGCGGCGGCTGTCGGCGGACGGGCTGCGCGAGATCGTCCGGCACCGGCTGGTTCTGGCCGGCTACCCGCCGGATTTCGCCAGCCCGCACGGGTTGCGCGCCGGCTTCCTGACCCAGGCGGCGCTGGACGGCGCCCCGCTCGCCGCCGCCATGCAGCTGAGCCTGCATCGCTCGGTCCAGCAGGCGCAGCGCTATTACGCCGATGTCGAGATCGCCGAGAACCCCGCCGCCGATCTGCTGGGCTAG
- a CDS encoding aldolase/citrate lyase family protein, producing MSGLKARINAGETVIGSFVKTPSPHVVEILGLAGLDFAVPDQEHAPLDLGVMDQLALASRAVGLPLVARCWGQSPARISPLLDLGCAGVMVPHVADRDTAEAVMAAVKFGRGSRGLSSSPRAGHYGTLAVPAYTAKSDAETVVMLQIEDKAALDRLDDIAGVPDADVLFVGPADLSQSLGCGFPSAELDAAIIRVIAAARRAGVAAGLFVGDESQIAPWRDRGVSVFVCGSDQALLMKGARRIIAAGRA from the coding sequence ATGAGCGGGCTGAAGGCACGGATCAACGCCGGCGAGACCGTCATCGGCAGCTTCGTCAAGACGCCCTCGCCGCATGTGGTCGAGATCCTGGGTCTTGCCGGGCTGGATTTCGCGGTGCCGGATCAGGAACATGCGCCGCTGGACCTGGGGGTGATGGACCAGCTTGCGCTGGCCTCGCGCGCGGTCGGGCTGCCCCTGGTCGCGCGCTGCTGGGGCCAGTCGCCGGCGCGGATCTCGCCGCTGCTGGACCTGGGCTGCGCGGGGGTGATGGTGCCCCATGTCGCGGATCGCGACACGGCAGAGGCCGTCATGGCCGCGGTCAAGTTCGGGCGGGGGTCGCGCGGCCTGTCGTCTTCGCCGCGCGCGGGGCATTACGGCACCCTTGCCGTCCCGGCCTATACCGCGAAAAGCGACGCCGAAACCGTGGTGATGCTGCAGATCGAGGACAAGGCGGCGCTGGACCGGCTGGACGACATCGCCGGCGTGCCGGATGCCGATGTGCTGTTCGTCGGTCCCGCCGATCTGTCGCAATCGCTGGGCTGCGGCTTCCCCTCGGCCGAGCTTGACGCGGCGATCATCCGGGTGATCGCCGCCGCCCGGCGGGCCGGCGTCGCCGCGGGCCTGTTCGTCGGCGACGAAAGCCAGATCGCCCCCTGGCGCGACCGCGGCGTCAGCGTCTTCGTCTGCGGCTCGGACCAGGCGCTGCTGATGAAGGGCGCGCGCCGGATCATCGCGGCGGGCCGCGCCTGA
- a CDS encoding DUF6282 family protein: protein MTAEQSRIDDLMKGAVDLHVHSGPSLHPRKLDHIAALREADQAGMAAVLLKDHYYPTMPLATLINQNMGLRTRAIGSIVLNNPLGGLNPSAVDYALKQGARVVWMATAHARNHMEHEAQKPGFKFPQNSKKTVAPVPLTLTDEKGAVRDEVKHILDLIAEADAVVSGGHHHARELLPFYEEAKARGVKRLFLNHPTYVNDCSLQDVAHLVGMGVRMEHSVCMFIPSTFQLFDQDHLRAVIEAAGVDNTFFGTDLGQTGNPNPVEGMRQMIAMLIGLGYGDADIRKMTTTVGAELVGLEA from the coding sequence ATGACTGCCGAACAAAGCCGCATTGACGACCTGATGAAGGGCGCGGTCGATCTGCACGTCCATTCCGGCCCCTCGCTGCATCCGCGCAAGCTGGATCATATCGCCGCCCTGCGCGAGGCGGATCAGGCCGGCATGGCCGCCGTGCTGCTCAAGGATCACTACTATCCGACCATGCCGCTGGCGACGCTGATCAATCAGAACATGGGTTTGCGGACCCGGGCCATCGGCTCGATCGTGCTGAACAATCCGCTGGGCGGGCTGAACCCCTCGGCGGTGGATTATGCGCTGAAGCAGGGTGCCCGCGTGGTCTGGATGGCGACCGCCCATGCCCGGAACCACATGGAGCACGAGGCCCAGAAGCCCGGTTTCAAGTTCCCGCAGAACAGCAAGAAGACGGTCGCCCCCGTCCCGCTGACCCTGACCGACGAAAAGGGCGCGGTGCGCGACGAGGTCAAGCATATCCTCGACCTGATCGCCGAGGCCGATGCCGTGGTCTCGGGCGGCCACCATCACGCCCGCGAACTGCTGCCGTTCTATGAGGAGGCGAAGGCGCGCGGGGTGAAGCGGCTGTTCCTGAACCATCCGACCTATGTGAACGATTGCAGCCTTCAGGATGTCGCGCATCTGGTCGGCATGGGGGTCAGGATGGAGCATTCGGTCTGCATGTTCATCCCCTCGACCTTCCAGCTGTTCGACCAGGATCACCTGCGCGCGGTGATCGAGGCGGCGGGGGTCGACAACACCTTCTTCGGCACCGATCTGGGCCAGACCGGCAATCCGAACCCGGTCGAGGGCATGCGGCAGATGATCGCCATGCTGATCGGGCTGGGCTATGGCGATGCCGACATCCGCAAGATGACCACGACCGTCGGGGCCGAGCTGGTCGGGCTGGAAGCATGA
- a CDS encoding ParB/RepB/Spo0J family partition protein — MSKRHDAIFDDVLKDLSEPAALDKGGARFLKRQNALTDSGEREEKVLRWVDPASCVMWQRHNRAYDLLSEENCRDLIDSLRAQGQQEFPAIVRRLPAGQGPEYEVICGARRHFAVSWLRANNYPQFRYLIEVRDLTDEEAFRLADIENRDRADLSDYERARDYLQALELYYGGKQKAMATRLEVSEAWLSRYLYLARLPRQIVDAWPQITELKELHARSLRPMLQDAGDKLLAEAAAIADQQAAARAGQAAFIAVPAVLARLKAVAYGPKPAREDEVIETGGRKGRVTVARRGSKVRIEFRQDIPEDQLRTALEDYLRRHG; from the coding sequence GTGAGCAAGCGCCATGATGCGATTTTCGACGACGTGCTGAAGGATCTGTCCGAACCCGCGGCCCTGGACAAGGGCGGCGCGCGGTTTCTCAAGCGGCAGAACGCGCTGACCGACAGTGGCGAACGCGAGGAAAAGGTGCTGCGCTGGGTCGATCCGGCCAGCTGCGTGATGTGGCAACGCCATAACCGCGCCTATGACCTGCTGTCCGAGGAGAACTGCCGCGACCTGATCGACAGCCTGAGGGCGCAGGGCCAGCAGGAGTTTCCCGCCATCGTGCGCCGGCTGCCGGCCGGGCAGGGGCCCGAATACGAGGTGATCTGCGGCGCGCGCCGCCATTTCGCGGTCAGCTGGCTGCGCGCCAACAACTACCCGCAGTTCCGCTATCTGATCGAGGTCCGCGACCTGACCGACGAAGAGGCCTTCCGCCTGGCCGATATCGAGAATCGCGACCGGGCCGATCTCAGCGATTACGAAAGGGCGCGGGACTACCTGCAAGCCCTGGAGCTTTATTACGGCGGCAAGCAGAAGGCGATGGCGACGCGGCTCGAGGTCTCCGAGGCCTGGCTCTCGCGCTATCTCTACCTGGCGCGGCTGCCGCGGCAGATCGTCGATGCCTGGCCGCAGATCACCGAGCTGAAAGAGCTGCATGCCCGCAGCCTGCGTCCGATGCTGCAGGATGCCGGGGACAAGCTGCTGGCAGAGGCGGCCGCCATCGCCGACCAGCAGGCCGCCGCGCGGGCCGGTCAGGCCGCGTTCATCGCCGTTCCGGCGGTGCTGGCCCGGCTGAAGGCGGTGGCCTATGGCCCGAAGCCGGCCCGCGAGGACGAGGTGATCGAGACCGGCGGCCGCAAGGGCAGGGTGACCGTCGCGCGGCGCGGCAGCAAGGTCCGGATCGAGTTCCGGCAGGACATTCCCGAGGACCAGTTGCGCACCGCCCTGGAGGATTACCTGCGGCGTCATGGCTGA
- a CDS encoding TRAP transporter small permease, translating into MSKLWRAYVAAVEAFCFAGIAAILVIGSMQVVWRYVFNSSLFWSEEAMRYLMIWIVMIGAGLSYSRGQFLGMRLAVDRLPAGLRRAADLLSGLLMLVFLAAILWFGTKFAWMTRLQTATALGFSMFWVHVAITVGALLLALHVALNEFFGIARQEKSEEHPMGAEEAL; encoded by the coding sequence ATGTCCAAGCTCTGGCGCGCCTATGTCGCGGCCGTGGAAGCATTCTGTTTCGCCGGGATCGCCGCGATCCTGGTGATCGGCAGCATGCAGGTCGTCTGGCGCTATGTCTTCAACAGCTCGCTGTTCTGGTCGGAAGAGGCGATGCGCTATCTGATGATCTGGATCGTGATGATCGGCGCCGGCCTCAGCTATTCCCGCGGCCAGTTCCTGGGCATGCGGCTGGCGGTGGACCGTCTGCCGGCGGGCCTGCGGCGGGCCGCGGATCTGCTCTCGGGTCTGCTCATGCTGGTCTTTCTGGCGGCGATCCTGTGGTTCGGCACAAAATTCGCCTGGATGACGCGGTTGCAGACCGCGACCGCGCTCGGGTTCTCGATGTTCTGGGTCCATGTCGCGATCACCGTGGGCGCGCTGCTTCTGGCGCTGCATGTGGCGCTGAACGAATTTTTCGGCATCGCGCGGCAGGAGAAATCCGAAGAGCATCCGATGGGCGCGGAGGAAGCGTTGTGA
- a CDS encoding IclR family transcriptional regulator: MEKVETVRAADTCLRILERIAFADSPVGVTQISTDVGIAKGAAFKHLRTLIEHGMVVQDPATSHYALGPKLWLMAQQAPAGASLAELALPLMRATRDELGMAVVLSIPAPRSAFILATVSSNQPIEIGVRPGSELSLHSSAQGKVFLAFGSPELLDTLPETLPQVTPKSLTSRTALAAQLDGIRAAGYATAPEESLLGINAIAAPILSPQNQLLGSIGLIASIQHLGAAPTPPQLKALFALTREIGLLASR, encoded by the coding sequence TTGGAAAAGGTCGAGACCGTCCGGGCCGCCGACACCTGCCTGCGCATTCTCGAACGTATCGCGTTCGCCGATTCGCCCGTGGGCGTGACCCAGATTTCCACTGATGTCGGCATCGCCAAGGGGGCCGCATTCAAGCATTTGCGCACGCTGATCGAACACGGCATGGTCGTTCAGGATCCGGCCACCTCGCATTACGCGCTGGGGCCGAAGCTGTGGCTGATGGCGCAGCAGGCGCCGGCCGGCGCAAGCCTGGCCGAACTGGCCCTGCCCCTGATGCGCGCCACCCGCGACGAATTAGGCATGGCCGTGGTGCTGAGCATTCCCGCCCCCCGTTCGGCCTTCATCCTGGCGACGGTCAGCAGCAACCAACCCATCGAGATCGGGGTGCGTCCCGGCAGCGAACTGAGCCTGCATTCCTCGGCCCAGGGCAAGGTTTTCCTGGCCTTCGGTTCCCCCGAACTGCTGGACACCCTGCCCGAGACCTTGCCGCAGGTAACCCCGAAAAGCCTCACCTCGAGAACGGCGCTGGCGGCGCAGCTCGACGGCATCCGCGCCGCCGGCTACGCGACCGCGCCCGAGGAATCGCTGCTGGGCATCAACGCCATCGCCGCGCCGATCCTGAGTCCGCAGAACCAGCTTCTCGGCAGCATCGGGTTGATCGCGTCGATCCAGCACCTGGGGGCGGCCCCGACCCCGCCGCAGCTCAAGGCCCTGTTCGCGCTGACCCGCGAGATCGGGCTGCTGGCCAGCCGATAG
- a CDS encoding TRAP transporter large permease produces the protein MIWLGSIFFLTLAIGMPIAFVLGISALGYFYFTGQTQFLIVLPQRMLAGMDMFVLLAIPLFVLAGAIMDVGGLTRRLIGFANSIVGRFRGGLSLTAVWGCFLFGGVSGSAAADAAAIGTVMVPDMKRQGYDVDYSAALIAVSSLMAPLVPPSIAMIIYGALSGTSISQLLVAGLAPGFMLAVFLSAYAVWIAHRRGYPKAAKQSLVAILRGSWQSIPVLLLPVIIVVGIRGGIFTATEAAAVAAIYALVIATVVYRAMSWKFLKEAFVATAIISSAIYFLVAVANVAGFIFAIEQLPQKTVALLTGVSDNRYVILLMVNVILLFLGMFLDTIGVLILTVPALMAIGNLLGLEPVHLGVMVVFNVLVGFVTPPVGLCLFVIAGVTGRPMERIAYSALPMIGIALFVLALITVFPEISLFLPRVLGVAG, from the coding sequence GTGATCTGGCTCGGCTCGATTTTCTTTCTGACGCTGGCCATCGGCATGCCGATCGCCTTCGTGCTTGGCATCAGCGCGCTGGGATATTTCTACTTCACCGGCCAAACGCAATTCCTGATCGTGCTGCCGCAGCGGATGCTGGCGGGGATGGACATGTTCGTGCTGCTGGCGATCCCGCTTTTCGTGCTGGCGGGCGCGATCATGGACGTGGGCGGGCTGACGCGCCGCCTGATCGGCTTCGCGAACTCGATCGTCGGCCGGTTCCGGGGCGGCTTGTCGCTGACGGCGGTCTGGGGCTGCTTCCTGTTCGGCGGCGTCAGCGGCTCGGCGGCGGCCGACGCGGCGGCCATCGGCACGGTGATGGTGCCGGACATGAAGCGGCAGGGCTATGACGTGGACTATTCGGCGGCGCTGATCGCGGTCTCGTCGCTGATGGCGCCGCTGGTGCCGCCCTCGATCGCCATGATCATCTATGGCGCGCTGTCGGGCACCTCGATCTCGCAGCTGCTGGTTGCCGGGCTGGCGCCGGGCTTCATGCTGGCGGTGTTCCTGTCGGCCTATGCGGTCTGGATCGCGCATCGCCGCGGCTATCCCAAGGCGGCGAAGCAATCGCTGGTCGCGATCCTTCGGGGCAGCTGGCAGTCGATTCCGGTGCTGCTGCTGCCGGTCATCATCGTGGTCGGCATCCGGGGCGGCATCTTCACCGCGACCGAGGCGGCGGCGGTGGCCGCCATCTATGCGCTGGTCATCGCCACCGTCGTCTATCGCGCGATGAGCTGGAAGTTCCTCAAGGAGGCCTTCGTCGCCACGGCGATCATCAGCTCGGCGATCTATTTCTTGGTCGCGGTCGCCAATGTCGCCGGCTTCATCTTCGCCATCGAGCAGCTGCCGCAAAAGACCGTGGCGCTGCTGACCGGGGTCTCGGACAACAGATACGTGATCCTGCTGATGGTGAACGTGATCCTGCTGTTTCTGGGCATGTTCCTCGACACCATCGGGGTGCTGATCCTGACGGTGCCGGCGCTGATGGCCATCGGCAATCTTCTGGGGCTGGAGCCGGTGCATCTGGGGGTCATGGTGGTCTTCAACGTGCTGGTCGGTTTCGTCACCCCGCCGGTCGGGCTGTGCCTGTTCGTCATCGCCGGCGTGACCGGCCGCCCGATGGAGCGGATCGCCTACAGCGCCCTGCCGATGATCGGGATCGCGCTGTTCGTTCTGGCGCTGATCACCGTCTTCCCCGAAATCTCGTTGTTCCTGCCGCGCGTGCTGGGGGTGGCGGGATGA
- a CDS encoding AAA family ATPase — MNPVVPPVTLEELSVLSRRASTVIERLRERVFAPGTQKKLEVLFNVRSAAEMVGRSEKAIRDAEADGRLPEPAKDAATNRRNGYTLAEVNRMREVFGTSPHRAPEDPPLVMAVQNFKGGVGKSTLVVHLAQYFALKGYRVCVIDCDSQASTTAVFGLNPDVDVDEDEDTLYPFLQHGGPKTLHYALRATYWPGIALIPANLGLYDAEYEFAARMARDPAFILDRLRDGVASIADQFDIILLDPPPALGMLSLSVLRAANALLIPAPPNNIDFASTAHFLKMMESTLAELARHGGAREYSFVKILTSKMNDQKSAHQAIKRMMDAVFPQDMLNASLKDSAEIDNATANLMTVYELTGPATRTETHKRCRAYLDAVGREVELLIRKTWPSHHRQLRKEGLL, encoded by the coding sequence ATGAACCCCGTCGTTCCCCCCGTCACCCTCGAGGAGCTTTCGGTGCTCAGCCGCCGTGCCTCGACGGTCATCGAGCGCCTGCGCGAGCGGGTCTTTGCCCCCGGCACCCAGAAAAAGCTGGAGGTGCTGTTCAATGTCCGTTCCGCGGCGGAAATGGTCGGCCGCTCGGAAAAGGCGATCAGGGATGCCGAGGCCGATGGCAGGCTGCCCGAGCCGGCCAAGGATGCCGCCACCAACCGCCGCAACGGCTATACCCTGGCCGAGGTGAACCGGATGCGCGAGGTGTTCGGCACCAGCCCGCATCGTGCGCCCGAGGATCCGCCGCTGGTCATGGCGGTGCAGAACTTCAAGGGCGGCGTCGGGAAATCCACCCTGGTGGTGCATCTGGCGCAATATTTCGCGCTGAAGGGCTACCGGGTCTGCGTTATCGACTGCGACTCGCAAGCCTCGACCACGGCGGTTTTCGGCCTGAATCCCGATGTCGATGTCGATGAGGACGAGGATACGCTCTATCCCTTCCTGCAGCATGGCGGGCCCAAGACCCTGCATTACGCCCTGCGCGCCACCTATTGGCCCGGCATCGCGCTGATCCCCGCCAATCTGGGGCTTTACGACGCGGAATATGAGTTCGCGGCCCGCATGGCCCGGGATCCGGCCTTCATCCTGGACCGGCTGCGCGACGGGGTGGCCTCGATCGCGGATCAGTTCGACATCATCCTGCTGGATCCACCGCCGGCCCTGGGCATGCTGTCTCTATCGGTGCTGCGCGCCGCCAATGCGCTGCTGATCCCGGCGCCGCCGAACAATATCGACTTCGCCTCGACGGCGCATTTCCTGAAGATGATGGAATCCACCCTGGCCGAGCTGGCCCGGCATGGCGGCGCCCGCGAATACAGTTTCGTCAAGATCCTGACCTCCAAGATGAACGATCAGAAATCGGCGCATCAGGCGATCAAGCGGATGATGGATGCGGTTTTTCCGCAAGACATGCTGAACGCCTCGCTCAAGGATTCCGCCGAGATCGACAACGCCACCGCCAATCTGATGACCGTCTACGAGCTGACCGGACCGGCGACCCGGACCGAGACCCACAAGCGCTGCCGCGCCTATCTGGATGCGGTCGGGCGCGAGGTCGAACTGCTGATCCGCAAGACCTGGCCCAGCCATCACCGCCAGCTGCGCAAGGAGGGCCTGCTGTGA